One window of Myripristis murdjan chromosome 8, fMyrMur1.1, whole genome shotgun sequence genomic DNA carries:
- the snu13a gene encoding SNU13 homolog, small nuclear ribonucleoprotein a (U4/U6.U5), translating into MGDPEVNPKAYPLADATLTKTILDLVQQAANYKQLRKGANEATKTLNRGIAEFIVMAADAEPLEIILHLPLLCEDKNVPYVFVRSKQALGRACGVSRPVIATSVTIKEGSQLKPQIQSVQMAIERLLV; encoded by the exons atg GGTGACCCTGAAGTGAACCCCAAGGCCTACCCGTTGGCTGATGCCACTTTGACCAAAACCATCCTGGATCTTGTGCAGCAAGCCGCCAATTACAAGCAGCTCAGAAAAGGAGCCAATGAAG CCACTAAAACGTTGAACCGCGGTATTGCCGAGTTCATCGTGATGGCGGCCGACGCTGAGCCGCTGGAAATCATTCTCCATCTACCTCTGCTCTGCGAGGACAAGAACGTGCCGTACGTGTTTGTGCGCTCCAAGCAGGCTCTTGGGCGTGCCTGCGGGGTGTCCCGTCCTGTCATCGCCACCTCGGTCACCATAAAGGAGGGCTCCCAGCTGAAGCCTCAGATCCAGTCTGTACAGATGGCTATAGAGAGACTGCTGGTGTAA